DNA from Cryptomeria japonica unplaced genomic scaffold, Sugi_1.0 HiC_scaffold_81, whole genome shotgun sequence:
GGATGTTTGTTATTGACTAAAAGATAGTTGTGTTGAAATCTTAGATGGATTACTTTTCATAATAATTTTGTTCATAATGATTTGATCTAATCATTTagaaatctgaaaaaaaaattaaaaaaatttacatttGATTGTTTCAATATATTATTCATTCTTCATAGGTACCATctattttagattaatttttttatttgagagatttgttgataagtttttaattatgtttaGATGTTTAAgttattttttgaaataatttaaaaagttaGTATAttgtaaaattaataaaaaattaaaatgctcTATATAAATCAATGTGTCAATTGATAAAATTGTTTGTTTATGGTATTAAGATTGTATAATTGAAactcaaacatgttattttgatTAGTTAATATGTCAATAGAACTTAAATGCTTATAGAAATTAGAAAATATATTCTTCTTTGTTCTAGTGTGTTCCTTAATGTGTGTAATCTATGGCTAAAGGTGATTTAAAAATATGTTTGAAATACTTAAATCAGAATTAATAGTTTGTCTTGTTGAACCCATTAAATACATGTAGATTTGACTATAGACCATGTTTGTAAGTTTCAAGAATGTGAGTATATATTGTGTAGAACTAATTTGTTTGCAACCAAGGTTTTCAAATCTTGAGAATGTTCCAAAgtaagttttgataccaattgggGGTTACATTTGAATTCCAGCCATGATTACGAATATTAGGAATGTAGGAAGAGTTGAAGTGTATCAAAAAGAGCAACTATTACTATCTGATCTCCATTTACCAATTTTAACAAACTAGAGCATAGTGTATGGTACCAATTTAATTGTATTCCATGTTTGAAAACTTGAGAATGTGACAAAATTTGTATGATATTGATGATGGGTTATATATTGACCATGTTCTATGTTAGCAAACCTTTAATATGTCAAATGAGTTACAATATTCTTTGTATGCATTGCATTTTACTTTGATCATCAATTACAAACTTTAAGCATATCGAGTGAACTGTCATGTGCCAAATATGACTTACATTTTGACTTGGATCCATGTTTACAAATATTAAGAGTGTTGGGATAGTTCTAGTCTAAACATGAATTACCTTTTTTAAAGTGTAACCCATATTTTTTGTGGAGTACGAGAAATAGTAGATATAtaagatatttaatatttaatttatttattagttaattataaaTCTATTTCATCAAAAAAATTATAGTATGATTATCTATTATTATCtctattaaaatttatataatattaaattttaaatatattgatTATAGAATTGCAGAtttattatgtcgagaggcatcgacaatgacatcaaaatgtctataaacaaaaatccattttttaaacaatttgatatgcaaatgacgggtaaatgcatcAAATATGTTGTGTTCTAGgagttattttattactccaaataaaatagaaccctccccAATTGTCTTCAGTGCAAGACTTTAATGGagttgtattcttggtgtttaatattttagaacatttattttacaatgattctcttctattataaataTCTTgcgacatattttacatatattttttaaatataagtatactagtattCTATATTCAATTACATATTTATATTTGAAAAGAGAGGATGGGACAAGGGAGATATATATATTAAAAACGACAAAGTATGGAAGAGAGATAGAATGAAAGAGATAGATgcgagagagagtaggggaggtgATAGAGAAAGGTAAAAGGAACATTGAGAAGGGGAGAGATAGAGGTTAAGAGATCAAGAGCAATGAAATACAAAATTAAGTGTGTGGCTTATGTCATCCATGTGTAGATAGGATATAGGAATCTACATCTTATTTTAGTATTCATTTTATTTTTCACATATCTAGATGTTGAAGAAAGTATTAGATATGTATAAAACTTAAAcaatataaatattttcaaattctttttttatgaaaattgacttgaaaatttaattttaataagcTAATGAAATATGCACTTTGTTTCTTACCATACTTATTTCTTtataatctttttattttaatccAGTAAAACATGGTATTTTAAATCATTTCTGTCTCAAAATCTACATCGTTAttactattatatatataaattttatagagAGTAAATTATTACATATGAATTATCATAGATTCTAATACAACCAGACGCGGAAATGTCACATGGTAATGTCAGTCTTTGGAATGCTAACTTCTCTGCAAATAATTTGTTAAGTTGAAGCTCACCCAATGCGAAAAAAACACATGGGAATACCAGGTATTGGAATGCTAACTTATTTGGAAATAATTGTTCAGCGAGAAAATCTGATAGAAAACCGCaaaaattgcagaattgaaagaCGAGAATAGCAGGCATTGGAACGCTAACAGATAAACGACGTAGAATCACACCCAGTGGATAGCGTGGTAGCAGAGCCATTGGAGGCTTCAACGGTCTATTGATAAGGCATAGCTATCTTATCAGACACGTCGATCTTTCTTTAATATTTACAGGTACGATTACCCAAGTATATAAAGAGGTTGCTATCCCTTAAGAAATCCTTCATTGTGAAAGAACAATACAAGACATTGTATTTGcattatagagaaagagagaagagggagagaggagaATGAAAGTGTTGAGAGGCGAAGGTGTGTTGATCAAACCCTGTGCGGGTAAAGATCATCGTGAGCTTGTTGAGCTAAACAATTTTGATTTGATTGCACACCTAATGTACGTGAAGCTCGTGTATGTTTTCCAAGCTCCTACCCCGAGCTCAGAGGTGTTGAAGGAAGGACTGGCCAAAGTTCTGGCGGAGTTCAGAGAATGGGCAGGGAGATACACGAAAGAAACACCGAGTGGGTGCCTTGGCATCAATCTGAATGATGAGGGTGTGCTTGTCATAGAAGCCGAAGCAGATGGAACAATAGTAAATGCAATGCCCTTCGATCCCTCTTCATTCCTCCTTGAGTTGGTGCCACCCACATCCACCGTGGTCAATGAGCTCTTACTCCTGCAGGTATGATAACCCACTATATTATCTATGTAAGGAGAAGGATTTACTCATGCGGGTATTGTAAAACTTGTTTTAATTTTTCCTTAAAACTAGAAGATTGTGATAAATATGTTTGTTGATGTAGTTTACTCGATTTACTTGTGGAGGGTTGGTGATAGGCCTAGCTCGTCATCATCATGTTGCAGACGGAAAAGCAGCTACTTTTTTCATGAACTCGTGGGGAAAAATTGTTAGAGGAGAGTGTATTCTACCTCCACTACATGACCGATCTCTATTAAAAGCAAGAGATCCTCCCCAGCCATGTTTTGATCATTATGAATCTAATACTGTAAACCATGAGCACTCTCCAATACTGTCCACTCTAACCACAAAAAAGTTTCATTTTGATGCAATGTTTTTACAGAAACTCAAGTCGAAGGTAAATGGATCTGATCCATCAAAAAAACCCTATACTACTTTTGAAATCCTTGTTGCCCATATGTGGAAATGTATTACAAAAGCTCGAGGCCTTGATGGGGATGTAAAAACAAAAGCTAGCATTCCCGTGGGTGGAAGAAGAAGGTTGAATCCTCCGTTGCCTGAAGAATACTTTGGTAATGTTGTCTATGAATCATTTGCTCAATCCATTGCATCAGAGATCATAAATGGGTCTTTAGAATTTATTTCAGAGTTGATACATAAGTCAGTTACCAAGGTTGATGATAATTTTATACATTCAGCGATTGATTTTTTTGAGATGAGGAAATCAATGTTAGGGCCACCGAGCCTTAATGATAGAACTGATGTATTGCCAGTAAGTTGGATGAAATTTCCTATGcatcattttcattttggagtGGGTGGCCCAGTGTATGTAGGTCCTTCATTAGTGCTGATGGAAGGCCttttaattttgtatgattcatgCGGTAAAGAGGGAGGCGTAGAAGTCATGGTTTGCTTGTCAAAAGCAGATATGAATGTACTTGAACAGAATTGGTTTCAAGTTTGATTCTATTTGTCTTCTAAATAATATATAATAAGATTATTTGAATGTTCAGGAGGTCATGTTTAATTGGTTAAAGTATTGACTTTTCAATGTGGAGATTCAAGTTCAATTTTCAATAGGATATCTAATATGGAATTGTAAGTTGATTTTTGCTTTTTCATAGCTGATTTCTAATATTTGCAAATGataagatttatttttttattaattaatctttGCACTATGTATGTGTAAGTTAATGATTAGTCAACCAACACTTTTAAATGATTGTTAAAATGTTAAAAGATTGAATAAGGCAATTTTGAATAGCAAGTTGAAAAACTTATCCACAAAATCTCCAAAAATGTTAGtaataaaatttgtgcaattttgaatttaatttataaGACAAATCAATTACTtttgaatatttttaataatatttagaaaaaaacACATTTTCCAAATAAGTAttattgtagaattttgaacctggcctatcctctctgaaccaactgattagcaaacaataacagcaaaaagaagaaaacaccaatatctttattgaagcttaattaaaaaattacatagaggctgtatatataaagaatttgcagtctagaagaataaataataactgcagttctaaatatattcctagctttgcatggaaagctactaaggctctcaaactaaaaaaagaaaactactccctaaattaagaatacaataagtgcatgcacaacatgctttatttactaaaaaca
Protein-coding regions in this window:
- the LOC131864268 gene encoding agmatine hydroxycinnamoyltransferase 1-like; its protein translation is MKVLRGEGVLIKPCAGKDHRELVELNNFDLIAHLMYVKLVYVFQAPTPSSEVLKEGLAKVLAEFREWAGRYTKETPSGCLGINLNDEGVLVIEAEADGTIVNAMPFDPSSFLLELVPPTSTVVNELLLLQFTRFTCGGLVIGLARHHHVADGKAATFFMNSWGKIVRGECILPPLHDRSLLKARDPPQPCFDHYESNTVNHEHSPILSTLTTKKFHFDAMFLQKLKSKVNGSDPSKKPYTTFEILVAHMWKCITKARGLDGDVKTKASIPVGGRRRLNPPLPEEYFGNVVYESFAQSIASEIINGSLEFISELIHKSVTKVDDNFIHSAIDFFEMRKSMLGPPSLNDRTDVLPVSWMKFPMHHFHFGVGGPVYVGPSLVLMEGLLILYDSCGKEGGVEVMVCLSKADMNVLEQNWFQV